Proteins from one Phocoena sinus isolate mPhoSin1 chromosome 8, mPhoSin1.pri, whole genome shotgun sequence genomic window:
- the MADD gene encoding MAP kinase-activating death domain protein isoform X28, producing MVQKKKSCPRLLDYLVIVGARHPSSDSVAQTPELLRRYPLEDHAEFPLPPDVVFFCQPEGCLSVRQRRMSLREDTSFVFTLTDKDTGVTRYGICVNFYRSFQKRVPKEKGEAGAGSRGKEGPHATCISEEVGTESSESGPSLQPPSADSTPDVNQSPRGKHRAKAESRSRNSTLTSLCVLSHYPFFSTFRECLYTLKRLVDCCSERLLGKKLGIPRGIQRDTMWRIFTGSLLVEEKSSALLHDLREIEAWIYRLLRSPVPVSGQKRVDIEVLPQELQQALTFALPDPSRFTLVDFPLHLPLELLGVDACLQVLTCILLEHKVVLQSRDYNALSMSVMAFVAMIYPLEYMFPVIPLLPTCMASAEQLLLAPTPYIIGVPASFFLYKLDFKMPDDVWLVDLDSSRVIAPTNAEVLPILPEPESLELKKHLKQALASMSLNTQPILNLEKFHEGQEIPLLLGRPSNDLQSTPSTEFNPLIYGNDVDSVDVATRVAMVRFFNSPNVLQGFQMHTRTLRLFPRPVVAFQAGSFLASRPRQTPFAEKLARTQAVEYFGEWILNPTNYAFQRIHNNTFDPALIGDKPKWYTHQLQPVHYRVYDSSSHLAEALSVPPEHDSDSDPTDDSGSDSMDYDDSSSSYSSLGDFVSEMMKCDINGDTPNVDPLTHAALGDASEVAIDELQSQKEAEEPGPDSENSQENPPLRSSSSTTASSSPSTVIHGASSEPADSTEMDDKAAVGVSKSLPSVPPSTGKVNVDRHQTEIGEGSVRRRTYDNPYFEPQYGFPPEEDDDEQGESYTPRFSQHVSGNRAQKLLRPNSLKLASDSDAESDSRASSPTSTVSNNSTEGFGGIMSFASSLYRNHSTSFSLSNLTLPTKGAREKTTPFPSLKVFGLNTLMEIVTEAGPGSGEGNRRALVDQKSSVIKHSPTVKREPPSPQGRSSNSSENQQFLKEVVHSVLDGQGVGWLNTKKVRRLLESEQLRVFVLSKLSRAAQSEDEAQQDIIPDVEVGRKVYKGMLDLLKCTVLSLEQSYAHAGLGGMASIFALLEIAQTHYYSKEPDKRKRSPTESVNTPIGKDPGLAWRGDPKAMAQLRVPQLGPRAPSASGKSPKELDTRSLKEENFVASIGPEVIKPTFDLGETEEKKSQVSADSGVSLTSGPQRTDPDSVLGVSPAVMIRSSSQDSEVSTVSNSSGETLGADSDLSSNAGDGPGGEGGTHLAGSRGTLSDSEIETNSATSAIFGKAHNLKPSVKEKLVGSPVRFSEDVSQRVYLYEGLLGRDKGSMWDQLEDAAMETFSISKERSTLWDQMQFWEDAFLDAVMLEREGMGMDQGPQEMIDRYLSLGEHDRKRLEDDEDRLLATLLHNLISYMLLMKVNKNDIRKKVRRLMGKSHIGLVYSQQINEVLDQLANLNGRDLSIRSSGSRHMKKQTFVVHAGTDTNGDIFFMEVCDDCVVLRSNIGTVYERWWYEKLINMTYCPKTKVLCLWRRNGSETQLNKFYTKKCRELYYCVKDSMERAAARQQSIKPGPELGGEFPVQDMKTGEGGLLQVTLEGINLKFMHNQFLKLKKW from the exons ATGGTGCAAAAGAAGAAGTCCTGTCCTCGGTTACTTGACTACCTAGTGATCGTAGGGGCCAG GCACCCGAGCAGTGATAGCGTggcccagactccagaactgctACGGCGATACCCGTTAGAGGATCACGCCGAGTTTCCCCTGCCCCCGGATGTCGTGTTCTTCTGCCAGCCGGAGGGCTGCCTGAGTGTGCGACAACGGCGCATGAGCCTGCGTGAGGACACCTCTTTTGTCTTCACTCTCACCGACAAGGACACCGGAGTCACGCGTTATGGCATCTGTGTTAACTTCTACCGCTCCTTCCAAAAGCGCGTGCCTAAGGAAAAGGGGGAGGCCGGGGCAGGGTCCCGTGGGAAGGAAGGACCCCACGCCACCTGCATCTCAGAAGAGGTTGGCACCGAGAGCTCGGAGAGTGGCCCGTCCCTGCAGCCTCCCAGTGCCGACTCTACCCCGGATGTGAACCAGTCTCCTCGGGGCAAACACCGGGCCAAGGCGGAGAGCCGTTCCCGCAACAGCACTCTGACGTCCCTGTGTGTGCTCAGCCATTACCCCTTCTTCTCCACCTTCCGAGAGTGTCTGTACACCCTCAAACGTCTGGTGGACTGCTGTAGTGAGCGACTGCTGGGCAAGAAACTGGGCATCCCTCGAGGCATACAAAG GGACACCATGTGGCGCATCTTTACTGGATCGTTGTTAGTGGAGGAGAAGTCAAGTGCCCTTCTGCACGACCTTCGAGAGATTGAGGCCTGGATCTATCGATTGCTGCGCTCCCCAGTACCCGTCTCAGGGCAGAAGCGAGTGGACATTGAGGTCCTGCCCCAGGAGCTCCAGCAAGCTCTGACCTTTGCGCTTCCAGACCCCTCTCGATTCACCCTAGTGGATTTCCCACTGCACCTTCCCTTGGAACTTCTGGGTGTGGATGCCTGTCTTCAGGTGCTAACCTGCATCCTGTTAGAGCACAAG GTGGTGCTGCAGTCCCGAGACTACAACGCACTCTCCATGTCTGTGATGGCATTTGTGGCAATGATTTATCCCTTGGAGTATATGTTTCCTGTTATTCCACTGCTGCCCACCTGCATGGCGTCCGCAGAACAG CTGCTGTTGGCTCCGACGCCGTACATCATCGGTGTCCCTGCCAGCTTCTTCCTCTACAAACTGGACTTCAAAATGCCTGATGACGTATGGCTAGTGGATCTGGACAGCAGTAGG GTGATTGCCCCCACCAATGCAGAAGTGCTGCCTATCCTTCCAGAACCAGAATCACTAGAgttgaaaaaacatttaaaacag GCCCTCGCCAGCATGAGTCTCAACACCCAGCCCATCCTCAATCTGGAGAAATTCCACGAAGGCCAGGAGATCCCTCTTCTCTTGGGAAGGCCTTCTAATGACCTGCAGTCTACACCTTCCACTGAATTCAACCCACTCATCTATGGCAACGATGTGGACTCTGTGGATGTCGCAACCAG AGTGGCCATGGTCCGTTTCTTCAACTCCCCCAACGTGCTGCAGGGCTTTCAGATGCACACGCGTACCCTGCGTCTCTTCCCCCGGCCCGTGGTAGCTTTCCAAGCTGGCTCCTTTCTAGCCTCACGTCCCCGGCAGACTCCTTTTGCTGAGAAACTGGCCAGGACTCAGGCTGTGGAGTACTTTGGAGAATGGATCCTCAACCCCACCAACTATGCCTTTCAGCGGATTCACAACA ACACATTCGATCCAGCCCTGATAGGCGACAAGCCGAAGTGGTACACCCACCAGCTGCAGCCTGTCCACTATCGAGTGTATGACAGCAGTTCCCACCTGGCCGAGGCGCTGAGCGTGCCGCCGGAGCACGACTCTGACTCTGACCCTACTGATGACAG CGGCAGTGATAGTATGGATTATGATGACTCAAGCTCTTCTTACTCTTCCCTTGGTGACTTTGTCAGTGAGATGATGAAATGTGACATCAATGGTGATACTCCTA ACGTGGATCCTCTGACACACGCGGCACTGGGGGATGCCAGTGAGGTAGCTATTGATGAGCTCCAGAGccagaaggaagcagaggaaCCTGGCCCAGACAGCGAGAACTCTCAGGAAAACCCCCCTCTGCGTTCCAGCTCCAGCACCACCGCCAGCAGTAGCCCCAGCACCGTTATCCATGGAGCCAGTTCT GAACCTGCCGACTCAACGGAGATGGATGATAAGGCAGCAGTAGGCGTCTCCAAGTCCCTCCCCAGCGTGCCTCCCAGCACTGGCAAAGTGAACGTGGACAGGCATCAGACAGAAATTGGAGAGGGGTCAGTGCGCCGGCGAACCTATGATAATCCATACTTCGAGCCCCAGTATGGCTTTCCCCCTGAGGAAGATGATGATGAGCAGGGGGAAAGTTACACTCCCCGATTCAGCCAACATGTCAGTGGCAATCG GGCTCAAAAGCTGCTGCGGCCCAACAGCTTGAAACTGGCAAGTGACTCAGATGCAGAGTCAGACTCCCGAGCGAGCTCGCCCACCTCCACCGTCTCCAACAACAGCACTGAGGGCTTCGGGGGCATCATGTCTTTTGCCA GCAGTCTGTATCGGAACCACAGTACGAGCTTCAGTCTTTCAAATCTCACACTGCCTACCAAAGGAGCGCGAGAGAAAACCACGCCCTTCCCCAGTCTGAAAG TATTTGGGCTAAATACTCTAATGGAGATTGTTACTGAAGCCGGCCCCGGGAGTGGTGAAG GAAACAGGAGGGCCTTAGTGGACCAGAAGTCATCGGTCATTAAACACAGCCCAACAGTGAAAAGAGAGCCTCCATCACCTCAGGGTCGATCCAGCAATTCTAg TGAGAACCAGCAGTTCCTGAAGGAGGTGGTGCACAGCGTGCTGGACGGCCAGGGAGTCGGCTGGCTCAACACGAAGAAGGTGCGACGGCTGCTGGAGAGCGAGCAGCTTAGAGTCTTCGTCCTGAGCAAGCTGAGCCGCGCGGCGCAGTCAGAGGACGAGGCCCAGCAGGACATCATCCCAGATGTG GAGGTCGGTCGGAAGGTGTACAAGGGCATGTTAGACCTGCTCAAGTGCACGGTCCTCAGTCTGGAGCAGTCCTACGCCCACGCAGGTCTGGGTGGCATGGCCAGCATCTTTGCGCTTCTGGAGATCGCCCAGACCCACTACTATAGTAAAG AACCAGACAAGCGGAAGAGAAGTCCAACAGAGAGTGTAAATACACCAATTGGCAAGGATCCTGGCCTGGCTTGGCGGGGGGACCCAAAGGCCATGGCACAGCTGAGAGTCCCCCAGCTGGGACCTCGGGCACCAAGTGCCTCAGGAAAGAGTCCCAAGGAACTGGACACCAGAAGTCTAAAGGAGGAGAACTTTGTAGCATCCATCG GGCCTGAAGTAATCAAACCCACCTTTGACCTTGGtgagacagaggagaaaaagtCCCAAGTCAGCGCAGACAGTGGTGTGAGCCTGACGTCTGGTCCCCAG AGGACTGATCCAGATTCTGTCCTTGGTGTGAGTCCAGCCGTTATGATCCGAAGCTCGAGTCAGGACTCTGAAGTTAGCACC gtGAGTAATAGCTCTGGAGAGACCCTCGGAGCGGACAGTGACCTGAGCAGCAATGCAGGTGATGGCCCAGGCGGTGAGGGCGGCACCCACTTGGCAGGCTCTAGAGGCACGTTGTCTGATAGTGAAATTGAAACCAACTCTGCCACCAGTGCCATCTTT GGTAAAGCCCACAACTTGAAGCCAAGTGTAAAGGAGAAGCTGGTGGGCAGCCCAGTTCGCTTTTCTGAAGATGTAAGCCAGCGAGTCTATCTCTACGAGGGACTCCTAG GAAGGGACAAAGGATCGATGTGGGACCAGTTAGAGGATGCTGCTATGGAGACCTTTTCTATAA GCAAAGAGCGTTCTACTTTATGGGACCAAATGCAGTTCTGGGAAGATGCGTTCTTAGATGCTGTGATGTTGGAGAGAGAGGGGATGGGTATGGACCAGGGTCCCCAGGAAATGATAGACAG GTACCTGTCCCTAGGAGAACATGACCGGAAGCGCCTAGAGGATGATGAAGATCGTTTGCTGGCCACGCTCTTGCACAACCTCATCTCCTACATGCTGCTGATGAAG GTAAATAAGAATGATATCCGGAAGAAGGTGAGGCGCCTGATGGGAAAGTCGCATATTGGGCTTGTGTACAGCCAGCAAATCAACGAAGTGCTTGACCAGCTGGCAAACCTG AATGGACGAGATCTCTCTATCCGGTCCAGTGGCAGCCGGCACATGAAGAAGCAGACATTTGTGGTACATGCGGGGACAGACACAAATGGAGATATCTTTTTCATGGAG GTGTGTGACGACTGCGTGGTGCTACGTAGTAACATCGGGACAGTGTACGAGCGCTGGTGGTATGAGAAGCTCATCAACATGACCTACTGTCCCAAGACCAAGGTGCTATGCTTGTGGCGTAGAAACGGCTCTGAGACCCAGCTCAACAAATTCTATACTAAGAAG TGCCGGGAGCTGTACTACTGCGTGAAGGATAGCATGGAGCGCGCTGCCGCCCGACAGCAGAGCATCAAACCCG GGCCGGAGCTGGGTGGCGAGTTCCCCGTGCAGGACATGAAGACTGGCGAGGGTGGCTTGCTGCAGGTCACCCTAGAAGGGATCAATCTCAAGTTCATGCACAACCAG
- the MADD gene encoding MAP kinase-activating death domain protein isoform X30, with the protein MVQKKKSCPRLLDYLVIVGARHPSSDSVAQTPELLRRYPLEDHAEFPLPPDVVFFCQPEGCLSVRQRRMSLREDTSFVFTLTDKDTGVTRYGICVNFYRSFQKRVPKEKGEAGAGSRGKEGPHATCISEEVGTESSESGPSLQPPSADSTPDVNQSPRGKHRAKAESRSRNSTLTSLCVLSHYPFFSTFRECLYTLKRLVDCCSERLLGKKLGIPRGIQRDTMWRIFTGSLLVEEKSSALLHDLREIEAWIYRLLRSPVPVSGQKRVDIEVLPQELQQALTFALPDPSRFTLVDFPLHLPLELLGVDACLQVLTCILLEHKVVLQSRDYNALSMSVMAFVAMIYPLEYMFPVIPLLPTCMASAEQLLLAPTPYIIGVPASFFLYKLDFKMPDDVWLVDLDSSRVIAPTNAEVLPILPEPESLELKKHLKQALASMSLNTQPILNLEKFHEGQEIPLLLGRPSNDLQSTPSTEFNPLIYGNDVDSVDVATRVAMVRFFNSPNVLQGFQMHTRTLRLFPRPVVAFQAGSFLASRPRQTPFAEKLARTQAVEYFGEWILNPTNYAFQRIHNNTFDPALIGDKPKWYTHQLQPVHYRVYDSSSHLAEALSVPPEHDSDSDPTDDSGSDSMDYDDSSSSYSSLGDFVSEMMKCDINGDTPNVDPLTHAALGDASEVAIDELQSQKEAEEPGPDSENSQENPPLRSSSSTTASSSPSTVIHGASSEPADSTEMDDKAAVGVSKSLPSVPPSTGKVNVDRHQTEIGEGSVRRRTYDNPYFEPQYGFPPEEDDDEQGESYTPRFSQHVSGNRAQKLLRPNSLKLASDSDAESDSRASSPTSTVSNNSTEGFGGIMSFASSLYRNHSTSFSLSNLTLPTKGAREKTTPFPSLKVFGLNTLMEIVTEAGPGSGEGNRRALVDQKSSVIKHSPTVKREPPSPQGRSSNSSENQQFLKEVVHSVLDGQGVGWLNTKKVRRLLESEQLRVFVLSKLSRAAQSEDEAQQDIIPDVEVGRKVYKGMLDLLKCTVLSLEQSYAHAGLGGMASIFALLEIAQTHYYSKEPDKRKRSPTESVNTPIGKDPGLAWRGDPKAMAQLRVPQLGPRAPSASGKSPKELDTRSLKEENFVASIGPEVIKPTFDLGETEEKKSQVSADSGVSLTSGPQRTDPDSVLGVSPAVMIRSSSQDSEVSNSSGETLGADSDLSSNAGDGPGGEGGTHLAGSRGTLSDSEIETNSATSAIFGKAHNLKPSVKEKLVGSPVRFSEDVSQRVYLYEGLLGRDKGSMWDQLEDAAMETFSISKERSTLWDQMQFWEDAFLDAVMLEREGMGMDQGPQEMIDRYLSLGEHDRKRLEDDEDRLLATLLHNLISYMLLMKVNKNDIRKKVRRLMGKSHIGLVYSQQINEVLDQLANLNGRDLSIRSSGSRHMKKQTFVVHAGTDTNGDIFFMEVCDDCVVLRSNIGTVYERWWYEKLINMTYCPKTKVLCLWRRNGSETQLNKFYTKKCRELYYCVKDSMERAAARQQSIKPGPELGGEFPVQDMKTGEGGLLQVTLEGINLKFMHNQFLKLKKW; encoded by the exons ATGGTGCAAAAGAAGAAGTCCTGTCCTCGGTTACTTGACTACCTAGTGATCGTAGGGGCCAG GCACCCGAGCAGTGATAGCGTggcccagactccagaactgctACGGCGATACCCGTTAGAGGATCACGCCGAGTTTCCCCTGCCCCCGGATGTCGTGTTCTTCTGCCAGCCGGAGGGCTGCCTGAGTGTGCGACAACGGCGCATGAGCCTGCGTGAGGACACCTCTTTTGTCTTCACTCTCACCGACAAGGACACCGGAGTCACGCGTTATGGCATCTGTGTTAACTTCTACCGCTCCTTCCAAAAGCGCGTGCCTAAGGAAAAGGGGGAGGCCGGGGCAGGGTCCCGTGGGAAGGAAGGACCCCACGCCACCTGCATCTCAGAAGAGGTTGGCACCGAGAGCTCGGAGAGTGGCCCGTCCCTGCAGCCTCCCAGTGCCGACTCTACCCCGGATGTGAACCAGTCTCCTCGGGGCAAACACCGGGCCAAGGCGGAGAGCCGTTCCCGCAACAGCACTCTGACGTCCCTGTGTGTGCTCAGCCATTACCCCTTCTTCTCCACCTTCCGAGAGTGTCTGTACACCCTCAAACGTCTGGTGGACTGCTGTAGTGAGCGACTGCTGGGCAAGAAACTGGGCATCCCTCGAGGCATACAAAG GGACACCATGTGGCGCATCTTTACTGGATCGTTGTTAGTGGAGGAGAAGTCAAGTGCCCTTCTGCACGACCTTCGAGAGATTGAGGCCTGGATCTATCGATTGCTGCGCTCCCCAGTACCCGTCTCAGGGCAGAAGCGAGTGGACATTGAGGTCCTGCCCCAGGAGCTCCAGCAAGCTCTGACCTTTGCGCTTCCAGACCCCTCTCGATTCACCCTAGTGGATTTCCCACTGCACCTTCCCTTGGAACTTCTGGGTGTGGATGCCTGTCTTCAGGTGCTAACCTGCATCCTGTTAGAGCACAAG GTGGTGCTGCAGTCCCGAGACTACAACGCACTCTCCATGTCTGTGATGGCATTTGTGGCAATGATTTATCCCTTGGAGTATATGTTTCCTGTTATTCCACTGCTGCCCACCTGCATGGCGTCCGCAGAACAG CTGCTGTTGGCTCCGACGCCGTACATCATCGGTGTCCCTGCCAGCTTCTTCCTCTACAAACTGGACTTCAAAATGCCTGATGACGTATGGCTAGTGGATCTGGACAGCAGTAGG GTGATTGCCCCCACCAATGCAGAAGTGCTGCCTATCCTTCCAGAACCAGAATCACTAGAgttgaaaaaacatttaaaacag GCCCTCGCCAGCATGAGTCTCAACACCCAGCCCATCCTCAATCTGGAGAAATTCCACGAAGGCCAGGAGATCCCTCTTCTCTTGGGAAGGCCTTCTAATGACCTGCAGTCTACACCTTCCACTGAATTCAACCCACTCATCTATGGCAACGATGTGGACTCTGTGGATGTCGCAACCAG AGTGGCCATGGTCCGTTTCTTCAACTCCCCCAACGTGCTGCAGGGCTTTCAGATGCACACGCGTACCCTGCGTCTCTTCCCCCGGCCCGTGGTAGCTTTCCAAGCTGGCTCCTTTCTAGCCTCACGTCCCCGGCAGACTCCTTTTGCTGAGAAACTGGCCAGGACTCAGGCTGTGGAGTACTTTGGAGAATGGATCCTCAACCCCACCAACTATGCCTTTCAGCGGATTCACAACA ACACATTCGATCCAGCCCTGATAGGCGACAAGCCGAAGTGGTACACCCACCAGCTGCAGCCTGTCCACTATCGAGTGTATGACAGCAGTTCCCACCTGGCCGAGGCGCTGAGCGTGCCGCCGGAGCACGACTCTGACTCTGACCCTACTGATGACAG CGGCAGTGATAGTATGGATTATGATGACTCAAGCTCTTCTTACTCTTCCCTTGGTGACTTTGTCAGTGAGATGATGAAATGTGACATCAATGGTGATACTCCTA ACGTGGATCCTCTGACACACGCGGCACTGGGGGATGCCAGTGAGGTAGCTATTGATGAGCTCCAGAGccagaaggaagcagaggaaCCTGGCCCAGACAGCGAGAACTCTCAGGAAAACCCCCCTCTGCGTTCCAGCTCCAGCACCACCGCCAGCAGTAGCCCCAGCACCGTTATCCATGGAGCCAGTTCT GAACCTGCCGACTCAACGGAGATGGATGATAAGGCAGCAGTAGGCGTCTCCAAGTCCCTCCCCAGCGTGCCTCCCAGCACTGGCAAAGTGAACGTGGACAGGCATCAGACAGAAATTGGAGAGGGGTCAGTGCGCCGGCGAACCTATGATAATCCATACTTCGAGCCCCAGTATGGCTTTCCCCCTGAGGAAGATGATGATGAGCAGGGGGAAAGTTACACTCCCCGATTCAGCCAACATGTCAGTGGCAATCG GGCTCAAAAGCTGCTGCGGCCCAACAGCTTGAAACTGGCAAGTGACTCAGATGCAGAGTCAGACTCCCGAGCGAGCTCGCCCACCTCCACCGTCTCCAACAACAGCACTGAGGGCTTCGGGGGCATCATGTCTTTTGCCA GCAGTCTGTATCGGAACCACAGTACGAGCTTCAGTCTTTCAAATCTCACACTGCCTACCAAAGGAGCGCGAGAGAAAACCACGCCCTTCCCCAGTCTGAAAG TATTTGGGCTAAATACTCTAATGGAGATTGTTACTGAAGCCGGCCCCGGGAGTGGTGAAG GAAACAGGAGGGCCTTAGTGGACCAGAAGTCATCGGTCATTAAACACAGCCCAACAGTGAAAAGAGAGCCTCCATCACCTCAGGGTCGATCCAGCAATTCTAg TGAGAACCAGCAGTTCCTGAAGGAGGTGGTGCACAGCGTGCTGGACGGCCAGGGAGTCGGCTGGCTCAACACGAAGAAGGTGCGACGGCTGCTGGAGAGCGAGCAGCTTAGAGTCTTCGTCCTGAGCAAGCTGAGCCGCGCGGCGCAGTCAGAGGACGAGGCCCAGCAGGACATCATCCCAGATGTG GAGGTCGGTCGGAAGGTGTACAAGGGCATGTTAGACCTGCTCAAGTGCACGGTCCTCAGTCTGGAGCAGTCCTACGCCCACGCAGGTCTGGGTGGCATGGCCAGCATCTTTGCGCTTCTGGAGATCGCCCAGACCCACTACTATAGTAAAG AACCAGACAAGCGGAAGAGAAGTCCAACAGAGAGTGTAAATACACCAATTGGCAAGGATCCTGGCCTGGCTTGGCGGGGGGACCCAAAGGCCATGGCACAGCTGAGAGTCCCCCAGCTGGGACCTCGGGCACCAAGTGCCTCAGGAAAGAGTCCCAAGGAACTGGACACCAGAAGTCTAAAGGAGGAGAACTTTGTAGCATCCATCG GGCCTGAAGTAATCAAACCCACCTTTGACCTTGGtgagacagaggagaaaaagtCCCAAGTCAGCGCAGACAGTGGTGTGAGCCTGACGTCTGGTCCCCAG AGGACTGATCCAGATTCTGTCCTTGGTGTGAGTCCAGCCGTTATGATCCGAAGCTCGAGTCAGGACTCTGAA gtGAGTAATAGCTCTGGAGAGACCCTCGGAGCGGACAGTGACCTGAGCAGCAATGCAGGTGATGGCCCAGGCGGTGAGGGCGGCACCCACTTGGCAGGCTCTAGAGGCACGTTGTCTGATAGTGAAATTGAAACCAACTCTGCCACCAGTGCCATCTTT GGTAAAGCCCACAACTTGAAGCCAAGTGTAAAGGAGAAGCTGGTGGGCAGCCCAGTTCGCTTTTCTGAAGATGTAAGCCAGCGAGTCTATCTCTACGAGGGACTCCTAG GAAGGGACAAAGGATCGATGTGGGACCAGTTAGAGGATGCTGCTATGGAGACCTTTTCTATAA GCAAAGAGCGTTCTACTTTATGGGACCAAATGCAGTTCTGGGAAGATGCGTTCTTAGATGCTGTGATGTTGGAGAGAGAGGGGATGGGTATGGACCAGGGTCCCCAGGAAATGATAGACAG GTACCTGTCCCTAGGAGAACATGACCGGAAGCGCCTAGAGGATGATGAAGATCGTTTGCTGGCCACGCTCTTGCACAACCTCATCTCCTACATGCTGCTGATGAAG GTAAATAAGAATGATATCCGGAAGAAGGTGAGGCGCCTGATGGGAAAGTCGCATATTGGGCTTGTGTACAGCCAGCAAATCAACGAAGTGCTTGACCAGCTGGCAAACCTG AATGGACGAGATCTCTCTATCCGGTCCAGTGGCAGCCGGCACATGAAGAAGCAGACATTTGTGGTACATGCGGGGACAGACACAAATGGAGATATCTTTTTCATGGAG GTGTGTGACGACTGCGTGGTGCTACGTAGTAACATCGGGACAGTGTACGAGCGCTGGTGGTATGAGAAGCTCATCAACATGACCTACTGTCCCAAGACCAAGGTGCTATGCTTGTGGCGTAGAAACGGCTCTGAGACCCAGCTCAACAAATTCTATACTAAGAAG TGCCGGGAGCTGTACTACTGCGTGAAGGATAGCATGGAGCGCGCTGCCGCCCGACAGCAGAGCATCAAACCCG GGCCGGAGCTGGGTGGCGAGTTCCCCGTGCAGGACATGAAGACTGGCGAGGGTGGCTTGCTGCAGGTCACCCTAGAAGGGATCAATCTCAAGTTCATGCACAACCAG